From the genome of Megachile rotundata isolate GNS110a chromosome 3, iyMegRotu1, whole genome shotgun sequence:
CCTGAACGTATACACATGATGTATCAAGTAAAAGCACAACCGAAATTACTCAATGTAAATAGAGTGCCTAGTCAACCAAAAAAACGGAGGAAGATTACACTTGTATttgatgaaaaaaaaagaaggtaattatattaaaactaaCAAAACTATGAACATTATAAACAATACATCATtttgaatatagagattttCTGAAAGGATTTCGCAAAAGAAAATTAGAACGAAAGCAAAAAGCTCAAGAAAAATTGAAGCAACAATTAAAGGAAGaacgaaaaaaaattaaacagggAGTAAGTGTGcaaaacattttcatatttgcagTAATAATAGAATATATTGTTTTCGTAGGTacaagaatattataaaaacttgGTATCGAGTCGTGACATTCCTGAAATTCAACAATTATTATCTCAACATGAGTATGAAACAGAGGGACATACTATTAGTATTCTGGAATTAAATGTTGAAGATTTAACAGAAAATAGTACATTAATTGGTGAAAATAAAGGTAATGTTGTAGAAGAAGATAATGAGAAAGAAGAAAGTGATAATAATTCTGAATACAATGAAGAGATTGTGGGAATGTCtttaaatgaaaagaaaaaagccACAAAATCAGAGGAACCTATTGAAAATAAGTTAATTACAAGTGGAAAAGACTTAAAAAAAGCAATCAAAAAAGCTACACTGCAACAGGTAAAAAAGAGTAAAGCTTTCAAACGAAAACAACAAGTAGAACgacggaaaaataaaaaagaaagtatgAGGAAACAGAAACAAAAGGAAAAAGTTCGAAAACATAGTGGGAAACTTAAAAACAAACTAAagcaataaacattttttaattgtgtttttcaaatattgtaaatataaataaatacagtttgtaataaacaatttgcataaattacgtgtcttttattttattttttgtactaAATGGACATATATTTCTATTCAGACACTCATTACATTTAGGAAATCTTGGTAAGCAAATTTCTTGGCCAAATCCTACAAGTAGATGATTTACCTCGCTCCAAAGATTTTTTGGTAGCCATTCTTCTACTGCAGTTCTTGTTTGTTCTGGTGTCTTTGTTGGTTTTTTAACCCAACCCATTCTATTACAAATACGATGTACGTGTGTATCCACGCCAATGCCAGAAACTTCACCCCATGCTATTTGCATACAAATATGACTCATTTTTGGTCCAACCCCAGGTAACTCACACAATTCCTTTAATGTTCTAGGAATATCACTATCGTATTTATCAATTAAAATACCTGctgtttttttaatatatattacttttctctgaaaaatataattttttaaattcaataatattcTTTTAACATTGGCCTAATAGAATAGACTATTGTTATTGGTACTTTATTAATAGTTTAAAATATGGTATATACCATGTacaacaattatataataataattatttctatgataattaaattataccTTCCAAAATCCAACTGGATATATCAATTTCCCAAGAACATCATCAGGAGTATCTCTTAGCATTTCTGGAGTACAGCCATAAGCATTCAATCTCTGCATGGCTGCATGAGTAACTTGATCTTTGGTTTGGCTACTAAGCATCAGTGCTACTAACGATTGAAATCTAATAACTTTAGCAGAAGCTTTAGGATCAGCGCACTTATGACAACCCATTTCATCTACAGGTGCAGTTCTGTGTTTTCGCATTTCTTTGACATTATTCAaaacaatttcccaattttgtgGCATCCAAATATTTTCTTCCTGTGTACTttcctttttaataatttcatgttTTACATCTTCCAGTTTGATGTCATTACTTTGTACGTCAACTTCCTGTGTATTttcctttttaataatttcatgttTTACATCTTCCAGTTTGATGTCATTACTTTGTATGTCAACATTTTCTGTGTCTTCATATTCTATTTTTATAGGAGACCGCTTTTTCTTCTCTATTTTCTTTGGCAATGTATTTTCATTATCAAAATACTTTGATGATGTAGATGACGAATCTGTAATAGTAGCTTTATTTCCAGATCGTAAAGATCTTGGCGTTTTCAAAAGATCAAGCTTTAATTttttactcattattattattattaatttattattattacgatatattaacaaaattctctgcaatgaaaaaattcatataatttacacaatcaataatatgatttgaaaaAAACGTAACCTCTCCCGCTTTTTCAAAGCAACAATTTAAAAGTTCAGGTTTTGAACGATTCGCGCATGTGCGTATTCGTATATTCATAACTTCATGTCAAAGAGTGTTATACCTATCCTGTCTTCATATTTTGTAGTTTACGAGGGAATACCATAGACTATGGATCACCAAACGAgctgaattgaaatttttgaaaacatGAGTCCGGAcggagaatatttttatttgcggATATTTTCATCATAaaacaatgaaattataaaagtaaaattatatattattaagtaaaGCTACATATTATCAGCACTTGTAATAATACTGTTAAATATTTTCGATTGTGGTTATTTGGACTTACATTTTACATACACAATTTCCTTAGAATTGCAATAAATGAATAACCTACGACTAAACAAACTTCTGGCTGCCTAAAACAACACATTGAAATTTCTTTCGTTACAAGTCTATAATCTGGAAATCTTATACTAAATCGCAATAGGACAATAAAAAAATCGTTATCGTGAACTCATAAccaaatcataaaaattttatctttCTCCGTGTGTAAGTTGAAATGgatgaagagtattaaaaaaaaatactacaAAACCGTCCATTCACCTTTAATAAACGTTTAAATATATGTGaaaattcataatatattaaaaactgATATCAGTATTTTTAGAAAAGCATACAAAAGCATTTACTGAGAATAAGAATGTTCAATCTCTTAtagttaaaatttgttcaaaataatttttttcgaagtaaaa
Proteins encoded in this window:
- the vito gene encoding nucleolar protein viriato, with the protein product MMYQVKAQPKLLNVNRVPSQPKKRRKITLVFDEKKRRDFLKGFRKRKLERKQKAQEKLKQQLKEERKKIKQGVQEYYKNLVSSRDIPEIQQLLSQHEYETEGHTISILELNVEDLTENSTLIGENKGNVVEEDNEKEESDNNSEYNEEIVGMSLNEKKKATKSEEPIENKLITSGKDLKKAIKKATLQQVKKSKAFKRKQQVERRKNKKESMRKQKQKEKVRKHSGKLKNKLKQ
- the Nthl1 gene encoding nth-like DNA glycosylase 1, whose amino-acid sequence is MSKKLKLDLLKTPRSLRSGNKATITDSSSTSSKYFDNENTLPKKIEKKKRSPIKIEYEDTENVDIQSNDIKLEDVKHEIIKKENTQEVDVQSNDIKLEDVKHEIIKKESTQEENIWMPQNWEIVLNNVKEMRKHRTAPVDEMGCHKCADPKASAKVIRFQSLVALMLSSQTKDQVTHAAMQRLNAYGCTPEMLRDTPDDVLGKLIYPVGFWKRKVIYIKKTAGILIDKYDSDIPRTLKELCELPGVGPKMSHICMQIAWGEVSGIGVDTHVHRICNRMGWVKKPTKTPEQTRTAVEEWLPKNLWSEVNHLLVGFGQEICLPRFPKCNECLNRNICPFSTKNKIKDT